The Dunckerocampus dactyliophorus isolate RoL2022-P2 chromosome 16, RoL_Ddac_1.1, whole genome shotgun sequence genome includes a window with the following:
- the scn4bb gene encoding sodium channel, voltage-gated, type IV, beta b, with amino-acid sequence MAMEVHWNGFVALKMGLPHTAFNLIVTILLGVRAAQALEMSVGKIPFLEAVNGSTVMLPCTYSSCIGIENLYFNWQFNDNGTNQKVCEAMIPTEGAVPNVKMYKERFEFVGKNKNNNISILLWNITFEDGGQYTCFGRNRKEKDKNHSAIFRLIVVDELRVVDNTLTIIIASAVGGAIALLMGFMLLKNFTLFVLSKLEEKNKECLVTSSGIDNTENGLSGSKVDSKPKTPKQK; translated from the exons ATGGCCATGGAGGTCCATTGGAACGGGTTTGTTGCCCTGAAGATGGGCCTTCCGCATACAGCCTTTAACCTGATCGTCACCATTTTGCTTG GTGTGAGGGCTGCTCAGGCCCTGGAGATGTCCGTCGGGAAGATTCCTTTCCTGGAGGCGGTGAACGGCAGCACAGTCATGTTGCCCTGCACCTACTCTAGCTGCATCGGTATTGAGAACCTTTATTTCAACTGGCAGTTCAACGACAACGGTACCAATCAAAAG GTGTGTGAGGCCATGATACCGACAGAGGGGGCTGTGCCGAATGTGAAGATGTACAAAGAGCGCTTTGAGTTTGTGGGGAAGAACAAGAATAACAACATTTCCATCTTGTTGTGGAACATCACCTTTGAGGATGGAGGCCAGTACACTTGTTTTGGACGCAACCGCAAAGAAAAGGACAAGAACCACAGCGCCATCTTCAGACTCATTGTAGTGGACGAGT tGAGGGTGGTGGACAACACGCTGACCATCATCATTGCCTCAGCGGTGGGCGGAGCCATTGCATTGCTCATGGGCTTCATGCTACTGAAGAACTTCACTCTCTTTGTTCTTTCCAAGCTTGAGGAGAAAAA TAAGGAGTGCCTTGTAACTTCATCAGGGATcgacaacacagaaaacggccTCTCGGGATCCAAAGTGGATTCAAAACCCAAAACTCCAAAACAGAAATGA
- the LOC129169577 gene encoding myelin protein zero-like protein 2 → MFFRLACRTWPLLLLGGFVLSGVPRVSGIEIYAPTEVEAVNGTNVKLKCTFRSSHPVSTQSVIVSWNFRPLNSKREESVFYYQEIPYPPQNGRFKDRAVWSGDVTRNDASITLHEVPPTFNGTYICNVRNRPDVHGSNRETNLRVVSKASLSESTILLISIAGGCALILLLLGIFVAVKYKRKKRRGEDMEMRTREPERKDPTVCKPEEAVHLTLVKEKKQVESSDDEESEPSSGDDDEEEDGSEEDDDDDDDDDDDDDGDDD, encoded by the exons GAGTGCCTCGTGTCTCAGGTATTGAGATCTATGCTCCCACTGAAGTGGAAGCGGTTAACGGGACCAATGTCAAACTCAAGTGCACCTTCCGCTCCAGTCACCCCGTGTCAACCCAGTCCGTCATAGTGTCCTGGAACTTCCGTCCACTGAATTCCAAAAGAGAGGAGTCG GTGTTCTACTACCAGGAGATACCCTACCCACCTCAGAACGGACGTTTTAAAGACCGCGCGGTGTGGTCAGGAGATGTTACAAGAAATGACGCCTCCATCACCCTGCATGAGGTGCCCCCAACCTTTAATGGCACGTACATCTGCAACGTACGCAACCGTCCAGATGTGCACGGCAGCAACAGAGAGACCAACCTCAGAGTTGTCAGCAAAG CCTCGCTCTCAGAGAGCACAATCCTGCTCATCTCAATTGCCGGCGGCTGCGCGCTAATACTGCTCCTCCTCGGAATCTTCGTGGCCGTGAAGtacaagaggaagaagaggaggggggAGGACATGGAGATGCGCACCCGGGAGCCCGAGCGCAAGGACCCGACCGTGTG TAAACCCGAGGAGGCGGTGCATCTCACTCTTGTCAAAGAGAAGAAGCAAGTGGAGAGCTCAGATGATGAAGAGTCTGAGCCCAGCAGCGGCGATGACGATGAAGAGGAGGACGGAAGTGAAgaagatgacgatgatgatgacgacgatgatgatgatgatgacggcgATGATGATTAA